The DNA segment GGATCGATGTCGAGTTCCCGGGACTGCTCCCGGACCCAGGACAGCGCACAGGCGACATCGGAAGGGGCCTCCTGCCAGCGCGGTGGCGGCGACAACCGGTACTGCACCGAGATCACCGGGTAACCGGCCTCGGCGAGCTCACGATGCCAACCGGCGTCCTCGGCGGGGTCACCGCCGACGAATCCGCCACCGTGCATCCAGATCAGGGCCGGCCGGGGATCGAGCGAATCGTTGCGGGGCAGCCACAGTTGGGCCTGCAGTTCGGTCCCGTCCTCCAGCGTCGCATAGACAGCGGTCCGATCCGGTGCGGTGTTCTCGGTCGAGGCGATCCCCAAGGTGTTCGCCGGGGTGGGCACCGTACCCTCACTGAACGCGACCACGGCCTGCGGTGCGCAGACCACCAGCCCGAGCAGCAGTGCCGGGGTCGCCAAGGCGGCGCCGAACCAGCCGAGCACCGTGCGTCCGAGCCGGCGGACCAGCAGCCCGGCACCGAACATCAGGGCGCCGATGATCACCACCCAGGGCCCGTAACTGCCGTAGACGGCGATCCCGAGCTCCTGCAGCGGGCCGGGAATCCAGATCGCGGCCACCGCCAGGACGACGAGCAGCGCCCCGATCACCACCGCGACCACGCCGAGACCGGTCGCCACACCTCGCTTCATGGGGCCTCACCCTAGGGGCAATGGGTTCGGCTCGGGCAGGCGTAGGGCGGTACGGCGGGGCTTTCGTTGGCAGGTTGTGATCGAACCGGCCGCGATTGGCATCCGTTCCGCAGCACCCCCCGCCGGCAGGCCCGGCCCGCCATCCGTTCCGCAGCAAACGCAGCCAACGCGCCACCAGAGGTGCACGTACTGCGGAACAGATCAACGGACGCGGCGGTACGCGGACCGGGCTCCCGCGGGTCGGGGCCGTCAGCGATTCAACCTGGCCCGTCAGCGATTCACATGGGCCCGCCAGCGATTCAGAAGAGTCGGTCCTCGGGGTTGTCGATCCCCCGCAGGGCGTCGTAGTCGACCACCACGCAGCTGATCCCACGATCGGCGGCCAGCACCTTCGCCTGCGGTTTGATCGCCTGCGCGGCGAAGACCCCGCGTACCGGTGA comes from the Naumannella halotolerans genome and includes:
- a CDS encoding alpha/beta hydrolase is translated as MKRGVATGLGVVAVVIGALLVVLAVAAIWIPGPLQELGIAVYGSYGPWVVIIGALMFGAGLLVRRLGRTVLGWFGAALATPALLLGLVVCAPQAVVAFSEGTVPTPANTLGIASTENTAPDRTAVYATLEDGTELQAQLWLPRNDSLDPRPALIWMHGGGFVGGDPAEDAGWHRELAEAGYPVISVQYRLSPPPRWQEAPSDVACALSWVREQSRELDIDPEQIVLGGSDAGGNLALTVAYGLDQPPAEGEEAESGIGTSCGDLPEAPAGVIAISPQVDLTVPTKAGDFPWAEFLGGSPQEAAEAYAYASPINRVREDLPRTLLITGQYDPVTTQAVADRFASALRGQRVDVRHLIYPFGGHDFDAPDTLGEEVRDTVALNWLEQWFPMEI